One region of Zingiber officinale cultivar Zhangliang chromosome 7B, Zo_v1.1, whole genome shotgun sequence genomic DNA includes:
- the LOC122006728 gene encoding RING-H2 finger protein ATL65-like, translating to MKTTAETPAAAPVAAAAFYDFAWGPSPSIGSSGGGDSPPKARVTPDFSPPLIAMVAVVGTAILIVLYAGVVSRHLSRLHRRWRRWRRRRRLLQSTASVSDLESPQPFGGVGAASFDSSEIFLSAYGLDDAAIKALPVSLFSRTKAKHLAATNRECAVCLLEFEDDDALRTLPLCAHAFHTDCIDVWLRSHATCPLCRAAVLLLREIPPFAPIRAARIRPSLDDIFLVDPPILTAVNPNDTAAMPPEQPDREIAVSSEVSPARAVGPRDFLLKRSYSDGFDRGMEADRMVLEPSTASPWRHRHGRVGGFWSKRWPSPFCGSSASRVFSFRSSRLAKSPAFFKRRGFFPLSSEPSGRLSFGAGPSARRSRSMTSPSSISLSVRAAALPSSSLSAAFSSSRMRCGDPEALLSPDRLK from the coding sequence ATGAAGACGACGGCTGAAACACCCGCGGCGGCCCCGGTCGCGGCCGCAGCTTTCTACGATTTCGCTTGGGGGCCGTCCCCCTCGATCGGAAGCAGCGGCGGAGGTGACTCGCCACCTAAGGCGCGGGTCACCCCGGACTTCAGCCCCCCGCTCATCGCCATGGTCGCCGTCGTCGGCACCGCTATCCTCATCGTGCTCTACGCTGGGGTGGTGTCCCGGCATCTGAGCCGGCTACACCGCCGCTGGCGGAGGTGGAGGCGGCGACGGCGGCTCCTCCAGTCGACGGCCTCTGTCTCCGACTTGGAATCGCCCCAGCCCTTCGGCGGCGTCGGCGCTGCCTCCTTCGACTCGTCCGAGATCTTTCTCTCAGCCTACGGCCTCGACGATGCGGCGATCAAGGCGCTGCCGGTGTCGCTCTTCTCGCGGACCAAAGCCAAGCACCTGGCCGCCACCAATCGGGAGTGCGCGGTGTGCTTGCTGGAGTTCGAAGATGATGATGCGCTCCGCACGCTGCCGCTGTGCGCCCACGCCTTCCACACGGATTGCATCGACGTGTGGCTCCGCTCCCACGCCACCTGCCCTCTCTGCCGCGCCGCCGTGCTCCTCCTCCGCGAGATCCCTCCTTTCGCCCCAATCCGCGCCGCCCGGATCCGCCCCAGCCTCGATGACATTTTCCTTGTCGATCCCCCGATTCTGACCGCGGTAAACCCTAACGACACCGCCGCAATGCCGCCGGAGCAACCCGATCGCGAGATCGCGGTCTCTTCAGAGGTGTCCCCTGCCCGCGCTGTCGGCCCGCGGGATTTCCTCCTCAAGCGATCCTACTCCGACGGCTTCGACCGGGGTATGGAGGCGGATCGGATGGTTCTAGAACCATCAACGGCGTCTCCGTGGCGGCATCGCCACGGGCGAGTAGGGGGTTTCTGGAGCAAACGTTGGCCGTCTCCTTTCTGCGGGTCCTCCGCGTCGCGGGTGTTCTCCTTCCGCTCCTCCCGTCTCGCCAAATCCCCGGCCTTCTTCAAGCGCCGCGGGTTCTTCCCGCTCTCATCGGAGCCCAGCGGGCGGCTGAGCTTCGGCGCGGGGCCGTCGGCGCGGAGGAGCAGGTCGATGACGAGCCCATCGTCGATATCGCTGTCCGTGCGAGCGGCGGCTCTGCCGTCGTCGTCGTTGTCGGCGGCGTTTTCCTCCAGTCGGATGCGGTGCGGGGACCCGGAGGCGCTGCTGTCGCCGGACCGGTTGAAATAG
- the LOC122004645 gene encoding protein ALP1-like yields MSHSTGSSSSSSSSTSEDEVHVEIDEQAYDPGEELMLLVLQQHQQLMEAYQRRDTRRRRFLQRNTKAGHERLVNDYFSINSVFHDEIFRRRFRMRRELFLRIVNALENHSAFFQQRDDAVRRKGLSPLQKCTAAIRQLAYGVPADHLDEYLRMGESTAIRCLFKFCEYVVEIFGDRYLRMPNADDVQRLLQMHDERHGFPGMLGSLDCMHWKWKNCPVAWKGQFTRGHESPTIVLEAVASHDLWIWHAFFGVAGSRNDINVLYESPIFNNVLQGNMPAINFTVNGTTYTKGYYLTDGIYPEWATFVKAFPCPEDPKRKLFKERQESARKDVERAFGVLQSRWAIIRGPARYWYRKKLKQIMLACIILHNMIVEDEGGHVTNWYSEEGDEPTQPIHGSNRGFQDYLRTNSELRDTQVHHQLRADLVEHIWGQYNNNP; encoded by the coding sequence ATGTCTCATTCTACCGGCAGCTCTAGCTCAAGTTCCAGTTCGACAAGCGAAGATGAAGTCCATGTTGAAATCGATGAGCAAGCTTATGATCCGGGTGAAGAACTGATGTTATTGGTTCTTCAACAACACCAACAACTTATGGAAGCATATCAGAGGAGGGACACGCGCAGAAgaaggttcctccaaagaaataCTAAAGCCGGGCATGAGAGGCTTGTTAATGATTATTTCTCTATAAATTCAGTATTTCACGATGAAATATTTCGAAGACGATTTCGAATGCGAAGAGAGTTATTCCTCCGCATAGTAAATGCATTAGAGAATCATTCAGCATTTTTTCAACAAAGGGACGATGCTGTACGAAGAAAAGGGTTGTCACCACTACAAAAATGCACCGCTGCGATTCGTCAACTGGCTTACGGAGTCCCTGCCGATCATCTTGACGAGTACCTACGTATGGGTGAATCAACTGCCATCAGGTGCCTTTTCAAGTTCTGCGAATACGTTGTTGAAATATTTGGTGATAGGTACTTGAGAATGCCAAATGCTGATGATGTTCAACGTcttcttcaaatgcatgatgAGAGACATGGCTTTCCTGGCATGTTAGGTAGCCTTGATTGTATGCACTGGAAATGGAAAAATTGTCCAGTTGCTTGGAAAGGTCAATTTACAAGGGGGCATGAGTCACCAACAATCGTACTTGAAGCGGTCGCGTCTCATGACTTGTGGATATGGCATGCATTTTTTGGGGTCGCCGGTTCACGTAACGATATTAACGTGTTATATGAATCTCCCATATTCAACAACGTCTTGCAAGGAAATATGCCGGCGATTAATTTCACGGTGAACGGCACTACATATACGAAGGGCTATTATCTAACAGATGGAATATATCCCGAGTGGGCTACTTTTGTTAAGGCTTTTCCTTGTCCGGAGGATCCCAAGAGGAAGTTGTTTAAGGAAAGACAGGAGTCTGCAAGAAAAGATGTTGAACGGGCATTTGGGGTGCTCCAATCTCGATGGGCGATTATCAGAGGTCCAGCTCGGTATTGGTATAGGAAAAAGTTAAAACAAATCATGTTAGCATGCATTATTTTGCATAATATGATTGTTGAGGATGAGGGAGGTCACGTGACAAATTGGTACAGCGAAGAAGGTGACGAACCCACACAACCTATCCATGGCTCAAATCGAGGATTTCAGGATTATCTTCGAACAAATTCTGAGTTACGTGACACTCAAGTTCATCACCAACTTCGCGCCGACTTAGTTGAGCATATCTGGGGGCAATACAACAACAATCCatga
- the LOC122004644 gene encoding uncharacterized protein LOC122004644 translates to MTFPPQNLQNVQGFGNYAPRGPYQPLPAEYWQNMSHPYFTPSVVHGYGTPHTTGMSFTPSMSNEPATPTFVPETQLSDRESPIEVVNLEKTVSNAKGTRKRLSWTKVEDEVLARSFVTISDDPIIGNDQKADAFWGRVASYYNENLPQGSNTRSANVIRSHWHNTIQKKVYRFNANYNSIYSSYRSGHSDEDILRFAYEKYLSENNDVAFNLEHVWRIVKDRPMFTPRSGSLCGDKEDEDLRVWSKQHLLQPRCEYRPDYEDTHPMGQKAKRKGKDKVKSTMKDLTVNYNNIITKFTEYTSVKKSEVDLKQKQLEVEEIKAKVALSKSS, encoded by the coding sequence ATGACGTTTCCtccacaaaatcttcaaaatGTCCAAGGGTTTGGAAATTATGCCCCTCGAGGTCCATATCAACCGCTTCCAGCCGAATATTGGCAAAACATGAGTCATCCATATTTCACGCCGTCGGTTGTTCATGGATATGGTACCCCGCACACAACTGGTATGTCTTTCACTCCTTCAATGTCGAATGAACCTGCAACTCCGACTTTTGTCCCGGAAACTCAACTTTCCGACCGTGAATCCCCAATTGAGGTGGTCAATTTAGAAAAGacggtttcaaatgctaagggtACAAGAAAGCGTTTAAGTTGGACAAAGGTTGAAGACGAGGTCTTAGCGAGAAGTTTTGTCACTATCAGTGATGATCCAATAATCGGCAATGATCAAAAGGCGGATGCTTTTTGGGGACGGGTTGCAAGCTACTACAATGAGAATCTTCCCCAAGGTTCAAACACCAGAAGTGCAAATGTTATACGGTCACATTGGcacaatacaatccaaaagaagGTATATCGATTCAACGCAAATTACAATAGTATTTATAGTTCATATCGAAGTGGTCACAGTGATGAAGATATATTGAGGTTTGCGTACGAAAAATATCTATCTGAAAACAATGATGTTGCATTCAATCTCGAACATGTGTGGAGAATTGTCAAAGACCGTCCAATGTTTACTCCACGGTCCGGATCACTTTGTGGCGACAAAGAAGACGAGGACCTCAGAGTCTGGAGCAAGCAACACCTCCTCCAACCAAGATGTGAGTATAGACCGGATTATGAAGATACTCATCCAATGGGgcaaaaggcaaaaagaaaggGGAAAGACAAAGTAAAATCGACCATGAAGGATCTGACAGTAAACTACAACAATATTATCACAAAGTTCACTGAGTACACAAGCGTGAAGAAGTCCGAAGTCGATTTGAAACAAAAACAACTTGAAGTAGAGGAGATTAAGGCAAAAGTCGCATTGTCAAAATCAAGCTAA